The Pelecanus crispus isolate bPelCri1 chromosome 23, bPelCri1.pri, whole genome shotgun sequence genome contains the following window.
cttctttttccctgcaggCTGTAGGCACCCACCTCGCTTCCCCACCTTGCTCTCACCATGGCATTTCCATGCATTCACCGATGTCTGTCCACCCTCACACTCTGTTCCTTGAAACACGGAGAGATGGACTGATGTCATACTCCTTCTGGAGGACTCATGTCCCACAGCACTGCCCTCTGAGtgacatttcttcctcctcatggCCAATCtccaccttcccagctgcactGTGTGGCAgtgtctctctctcctgctctttccAACCTCCAAGGAAAGCACCAACATCTGTGAAACAACCCTTCAAGCAGCCATCCCAACCCATCagccttcttgtggcctttcaccTCACTACACAGAAGGAACCTCACCATCATCTTCcaagcctgctgctgccctttcaGCTTCTCGGATAGACATGAGCAAGCTGCgtgcctgctgctgtcccatCATGTCCTCAGGCAGAAGAGACATGACAACCAAAAGAGAAGCCCCCTTCCTGCAGTGAGCCTCGGTCCTTGGGCAGAAGGCATCTCCCAGTCAATGTGCCAACCAGGTGCCTTCTGCTGGCCTGTCAGAGACGCGGGCAGATGTGCGCTTAAAAGCACAGATCCCAGCCATGAGTCAAGGGCTGACCTATCAGCTATTTCAGAATGAAGTCCCTTTCCCAGACACAGTCCTGCTGTTGGCCTGTCACATCCAGAGGCAGAAGTGACCTCACAGCCCCCTTCAAAGCCATTGGCTGGATTAGGAGCTCCTGAGACACAATTGACCACATGGTACTGTACCCAGCCATCACCCTCCTTGTGGCCGACTACGTGAGCAGACAACAGTAAGCTTGTTTCATCAAATTGATCTCATAGATTTCCTACCAATGGTTTGAGTGGAGAAATGTTCCTCAGAGgaactgctgtatttctgttggTGCATTTTATATCTCTACTGCTGACTCTCTCTTGACTGTCTTCAGAAAGCTCTCCAAAGAAAAGATTCATTGAATCACAGGATAACTCAGGTTGAAAGAGACCCCTGAGCATCATTTTGTCCAGCTGTCCTGCTCAAGGCAGGCTTAAGCAGATGAGATCTCTCAAGGACTCTGCCCAGTTTGGCATCATCCACAAAGGAGCTGAAAAGGCTGCATCACATTATGCAGGGAGTTAATAAAGACACTCAAGAGTGTTGGCGCAAGTGCTTGCACTGAGGGATGCCACTAGGAAGTGGCCACCAGGAGGACTCTACCACTGGTGACAGTGGGGCTTGAGGCACCAGTCCAACTCCCACCCATTCCATCACGTATTTCTTCTGTCCAGATATCACCAATCTGGCTATAAAGAGGCTGTGGGAAACCTTGCCAACACCCTTGCTAAGGTCCAGGTACAAAACATCCCCTGCTTTCCCCTACCCATGCAGGTTCAGCAATCCCTTTCTTGTCCTACAAGGACCTGGAAATGCCTGCAGGAGTACTTTGTCCATCACCTTCCGAGGGACTGAGCTGAGGGTGACCAGCCTCTAATGCTCCTTCTTGCACTTCTGGAAGAAAGGTTTGATGTCTGCCTTTTGCAAGGAGCCCAGCACCTCTCTGATTGCTCTGACACATTGGAGGGCACAATCCAGAAAGGGTGATGtgagcagacagcagcatttGCCATGAGCCTGTCCAAGGCGGGTGAGATGAATCTCACTGGCACAGTGGAGTTTCTTCCTGGAGCCACACCCAGGAAGGGCAGGGCCCCCTGAGGTGTCCCCATCAGAGCTGGCCTCCTGTACTCCTCACACACACAGGGCTGTGCAGCGGCACGAGTCCTGCCCTTGCACACGCGCAGgccctgcactgcagcaggcatCATGACCCTCtggcctcctgctgccactgccagagGCTGGGAGGCACCTCAGCCCTGCGGTGGGtcgccctgctctgcacccatCTGAGATGCCCCACGGCAGGGGGAATGGACACAGGCACCTCAGGTCAAGGGAGCACATCCCAGTGCTGCATTCAGGTGGTTTCCCTGGGGACGTTACTCTCCAGGTGAAGTGAACCGGAGGCACTGTCTGTCCCACTGGCCTTCATGGCACCTCTGGCAATAGCTGATGGCATTGGTGCTCACTCGGGTTCATCTCCCCACATGCACACCATGGGCATGCTTAAGTCTCCTCTGGACAATGCAAACATGCACTTCTGACCTCGTTGTTTGGTGTGCCTTTGTGGAGGGACAAACAAGCTCTCTTTGCTGGAGTGAGAGGCCAGTGCTGTGAAGGGTGGTTGCAAGGGGCTGCTCTGTGACCATTGCCCTGGGGCACCTTGCCCGCGGTGTCCAGCAAACAAGGACACAGAGCAGACCCTGCTCTGCTGGTCCTTCAAGGCGATCCCTGGAGGCCTGGCTGTGCAAGGGACACTGCTGTGTGCCCCCATCCTGCACACTCACACACTTGAGCTCTTCACTGGTGTTTCCCTCAACACAGCACTTGCTTGAGCTTCTCCTTGAGAGCaactctgaaagcagagctAAGGCTTCAGGTCCTGCCCTGAGGACATCACCTTTCTTTATGGAAACGCTGGTATGGAGGCCAGCTCTGTCACAGAAGTGCCCAtggcctgtccctgcctgcggTCACAGCACTGCCACGCAGCACTCCTGTGACCAAGCTGCCAGAGCACTCAGGCCTTACAACACTGCAAGGGATCAGAACGAGAGTGTGCAAGTAGAAACACAACAGCCCTGGAAGAGCAAGGGCTGGTGctccctggcagtgctgccatgccagaactcttttcccctccacccctgAACACAGGAACTGTCCCTGCAGCTCCAAAAAGGCCTTGGAGGAAGGATCTCAGGACAAGAAAAGGTCACTGAAGGGTGCTTTATTGTGTTGAAACACATACAAAGGGGAGGGTTCCTCATTTACACAGTCTGTCCATAATGAACAGGAAATCAGAGAGTGATTTAGAAAGGGCATGACAACATTATCACAAGtgaaaaaccaccacaaacaaCTGTGGGCCTGTATTGAGTTACAGTATAACTGCTCTGGAGATGAAGATtgttgcttcagaaaaacatcCATCTATCAGTTTCCACACTGTGTCcttgagctcctggttcctcatgctgtagatgagggggttcactgctggaggcaccaccgAGTACAAAAGTGTCAGTACCAGgtccaggggtggggaggagatggaggggggctTCAGGTAGGCAAACATGCCAGTGCTGACAAATAAGCAGATGACggccaggtgagggaggcacgtggagaaggctttgtggcATCCCTGCTCAGAAGGGAtcctcagcacagccctgaagatctgcacataggacaccacaatgaaaacaaaacagctgaatGCTACCAAGACACTAAGCGCAAGAAGTCCAACTTCCCTGAGGTAGGCATGTGGGCAGGAGAGGTTGAGGATCTGggggatttcacagaagaactgcTCCACATCATTGCCTTGGCACAGGGGTATGGAAAATGTATTGGCTGTGTGCAGCAAAGCATTGAGAAACCCAccaccccaggcagctgctgccatgtggacacaagctctgctgcccagcagggtcccgtagtgcaggggtttgcagatggcaacgtAGCGGTCATAGGCCATGACGGTGAGAAGACAATACTCTGCTGacctgaaaaagagaaacaggaagagctgTGCAGCACATCCCAAGTAGGAGATGGCCCTGGAGTCCCACAGGGAATTGGCCATGGCTTTAGGGACAGTGGTGGAGATGGATCCCAGGTCAAGGAGGgagaggttgaggaggaagaagtacatgggggtgtggaggtGGTGGTCACAGGCTATGGCGGTGATGATGAGGCCGttggccaggagggcagccaggtagatgcccaggaagagccagaagtgcaggagctgcagctgccgcctgtctgcaaatgccaggaggaggaactcagtgatggagctgctgttggacatctgctgcctctgggcatgGGGTGTtgtcagaggagaaaaagacGGTGACAAGTTAGGGgagacttctctgagcaaaatcaAAGGCTTTTCCCATAGACCCTCCCCCTCTCACACACAAGagacacttttctttttctagcagACCTTCCTTGAGCTCTGTGCCTGGAGCCCTGGTTGGTGCTGGCCGTGTGTGCCATGAGGAGCAGGGCATCTGCCCACGGGCTCTTGAGaagtcagccctgctctgcagcagtgggcagggacagggaccagtcCTGGTGTTCAACTGTGTCAGATGGAACCACTGCTAACGCAGAAGGGTCTGTCAGCATCTGCACTCCCAGGGCTAAGGAACGGGCATGGTAAAGGCAGTTTAAGAGCTCTAGGGTTTTGTACTGCTCCCCCCCATCAGCCCTGGGGAGTGTTCTTGGATGTCAGAAAcccccagcatttctgctgcactcaGGGAGAACAGAGCGAGTTCTGCGAGGCAAGAGGATTGCCTGTGGCTCCGTGCAGAGTGAGGGCAGCTGCTCTGTCCCTCTGTCTGGGTCCCAGTTTCTCTGGGCTTGCAGCTTTCTGAGATGGAGGGTGATCAGACTCCCATGTTACCCTGAAAAGCCACCAGgcactgctgagagcagagggatCTACCACAGACCCACTAaatgtctcagcctttctcaaGGTCTCAGCATCCCACTTCTAGCCAAGGACACGCATGGCTCATTGCACAAACCCAACATCATTTTCTCTCTCGTAGCATCTCTGCGCTTCTCCATGGGGCTTTCACATAACTCAAAGATGCTATAGGACAGGGTTGCATCCTGGAGAGAAGCTCACAGCTTGGAGGGGCACCTCCAGCTGATAGCCAAGTGTCTTAGTGATGGCATTTGAGTAAGGGAGATTGAGCTCATTGCCTCCATGCACTGACTGCATTGCCCACTGCCCTACAGCTTAGAGGAAAGCTGGGACACTTGTTCCCATGGACACACGGGCATGGGGGGACCCACAAGACCAGTGTGTgactctgcagctgaaactgcatctccccagggagcctgacagcaagaaggaaataaccCCAGCACTAACAGGGACAAGTGGAGCGAGAAGGAGAACTGGAGTGCGGGTGTGGGTGAGagaggccagggcagaggcaggtgGGCCCTCAGGCCAGCgttgcccttccccagctgtgcccgccacctcccaggcaccagcattgccgggcagctgctctcagcccctgtgctctgcagagggccCTGGGCgtggggctggagagctgcagcacggctctgctggagctctggctgcaggggaGCTGGTTCCCGCCTTGGAGCccccagcccttggggcagaggctttgctggctgggagaggaggcaagGGGGCTTGCTCAGGGGAAGGGCTCTGCATGGCAGGGGATGAGACGGAGGTTTCTCAATTCTCCctcctttaaaacattttacgtttttatttcctttcattccCTGATGAtatccctgctgccaggagatTTTTCTCATGGGAGCTGTTTCCCTGTGCCATGTCTTTCCCTGTGAGCACTCACAGACCCCATCCCAACCTCTGTGTCCTCTCCTTAGCCCTCCAGAAACCTGCCTGTGTGCAGGGCACTGGCTGGGCGCATGGTCCTGTTTGCAGGTAGAAAAAATCACAGGTCAGATTAAGCCTGATGGGTCCATCAAAGGTGATCCTGTTTCTGTCCTCGGGCAGAGGAGTGGCTGAAAACTCATTGGGAGACTCCTGGAAAACCTGCTGATCACTCAGAGTTACAGTTCAGCAGTCTCAGTGCTCTGTCAATATTAAGAACTCCTTTATCATTTCTCACCTGCTGTTCCCCAAGAGAAGGAAATTGAAAGCACAGGgaaattccttctctttataGTAATCCTTGTCTTGATCTTCCCCTTGAAACCTCCTATTGGAAATACTCTGGAGATGAGGCAGaagctctgagcagccctgacccACGCAGCACCCTCTCACCAGCAGAAGGACCCTGCCTTGCTGGGGTCACTCTGtccacccacagcttctccttgCACAACCGTGGGGAGttccctgggcaggctgagagctgaccctggcaggcagcagagtccttgccccggcacacagcaccctggggtgcagggaccctgttcacaaggacagccctgggcaTCCCTGGCTGCACACCCGCCTTCACACCCCTTCAGCCATCCCTTGGAGAAGGCAGCCATCATGCCTTGTCCAGGTCTCTCAtggtgcagcagggcagccctgctctgcagcatgtTCTTCTCTACAACAGAGAAACTCTCAGAGTTGTACTTACAGATCCTGTAATCTGTGGCATGTGCCAGCTTTAGGAGACCCCtcaaggaaatgcagctgcataGCCCTGCAGTCACAGACTTACCGTGTCAAGACTGTGAAGATCTCTCCCGCAGTGAGctctcagcaccctcccaccccacactgcctttaacccctgtctgcctccctcctctcccctccctgcttgcaggcactgccctcagccctgctgcgcttggcacaggagctgctcctgggcagagctgtctctctgcagcgctgcccgcttgccaggagctgcctgcatcccaggagcccggcccagctcagcagcacagcaccagcccaaggcagcccttgctctgccccacTGGGCTCccttgtgttgtccctggggctgcaggggaacctgctcTGAAACTGCCTGAAGCCATCCTTTATTTTCAACCACTCTCCTTGGGAGAGACACTTCTCAGGTGAAGAGGTATCAGAAAGGGTCTCAGGTCACTCCCATGCATAGCACAAACCCACAGGAGGGGGGATTCCTCTTGCCTCACTTCAGGTGGGCACAACATGGGCACCTGCATGGGAGCTCCTTGTCTCAGCTCCCATGGCAATAATGGAGATGGAGGCCAGGGGGGAGCTGTTCAGGCACAAACACCTGGTGACATTTGGGCTTCAGGAGGTGGCCCCAGACATGTGCAGGTGACTGCAGGCTCTAAGGGAGCAGCTCATAGagtgtggtggtttaaccctgggcagcaactaagcaccacacagccgctcaccCACTTCTCCTGtcctggtggggtggggagagattCGGAAgattaaaagtgagaaaacttgtgggttgaaataagaacagtttaataattgaaataaattaagtaaaatagtcgtagtagtattaataataataacaacatataaCCCTGTGTACCCGTGCTGCAGCCATATGCCATCCACATGACTGATAGGGTCTCTCCTCTTTGCTCGCCAGCTCGTCCAGCTTCAAGTTCACTCGcgaattgcacacacacagcgcTCCAGCAGTACCTGGCCCTGGACACTCggtgtttccagctgctgggtccccatgccctgtgctcccttctgccactgctAGCAGCCAGGCCTCTGCACCCACCCTGCACCGGGTACACAGAGTGGGGCCACGCACAAAAGGATTTGGAATCGCCCTCCAAAAGAAGGTCGGACGGGCTGTGGGGATTAGGTGCAGGGCTCAGTCAAACCAGcaaaccaagcagcagctggatcctTGATCCccacttctctcctttttccatgcttgtacatcccctcagcttccttggctcctgcctttctgcgcccgtgccccctcccaaacaAGGCACCTAcccctgcttatttttccccccttcctcccacatTTGCCACACCTGGGAACAGATGTGGTGTTTCAGGTGCTGTTAGCTAGGTCTTCTTGGACTTCCATGCCATTACTGATGGGGTTTCCTGGGtactgctgtccctgccagattcctctccccaaaatgaCCCCAACTCTTCCTTCAATTTGCTGTCCAGTGTGGCCACCTCTCACATCCATCCCCCttaaccacctgcaaaatctggggctgcaacagcagagtatccacaggagacaagctgtctgctctaaggccaccttctgtctgctctgagcagatactgggcaccaccttcaggtccattccaaaatccaaagcagccttgagccagttggtttggggcccagctctggtgcccatgaagccatgctacgcctcaagggccctgagagcagctcttccactttcaggcagagcctgccctgccatcctagggaccaggctgcactcggctgggtgcctcagctctatccccacaagccagggtggcagcaggaagctcccGCACCTTGCACGCCCTTTGAGGCTGCCATTCTTCaagccactgctctctgccctccagggacccagccctgctcagcaaatgcaacgcacgtgcctggctcctgcttttctcccGGGACTGCCCTGCGCTCCAGCAtgtgagcagctgtagctgacacCCGGCTGCCCCACCAAGTCTCACTGATACCAATGATATCCTAGCACTGGGAATGGACCCAGGCTTCCAGTTCAGCttggttgtttctcacactgcctgccctgctgtacaagcatttcagatgtgctcctgagccctccctgctcccaggagcagggtaAATGTTTCCATCCTCAGGCGATGTATGCAACTTGGATACAACCCGAAGataataatgcagaagaattgggaaaaaaaaacagaaaaagaaaagacaaaccccaaaacccagaactgaCAGTCAATGTATTAACTCCCACTTCCAACAGAAGACTAAACAGAAATGAACACAGAGCAAGtgggaaaggggacagaaaatagcaggaaaaggctaatctcactgctgcagtgctgcatatAAATTCCAGTGGTTTCCTAAAACCCAATGGCTTGGCTAAACTCAAAGTTCAGCCAGGAaggatcacagctgtgcttgacCGCGCTAAAACAACGGGCatgactctgcatttctgcagcctctaaGGACAAACACCAACCAGAGATCCCTGCACTTACTGAAATAGTcatactaaaccaaaaaggatccacttgcttgctttggctgcaggaacagcaggacaGTAGCACAAATTTGCAAGTGTAGAATGACAGCAAACATAAGAACaagacaatgaagaaatacacaaagcaTAAGATTTTGTGCgtcttcttttcaaaaaagtctcactcattttagttttgctgctttgctgttcaaCAAGAATTGGCAAGCTTTCCAGTGATTTATTCCTGCCACACACAGATCCAGGTTCTGCTTTGAAATTCATACAGGGATATGcgtatgaaaaaaaagaaaccaaaccaaaaccaagaccaAAACCCCCTCTCTGTAGACCAAGACCTGAGGTAGCTTTAAGAATGCAGCTCATTGTGCCTCCAAGACCAGAAgcacctgaggctgcagagcttttacagggggagggagagaggacttgTGAAGAGAGATGCAAGGCTTCCACCCTGCCgacagccacccacagcccaaatcagggacagtcagagcaaacaagaagggaatgggtttgctttctctttcatttacttgaatTCCTTCTAACTAACTCTaagtcttccctcccactccaggatttttcctttggtttaattttttttttttttgagacttctctgttcccttatggtaagatgctacttagaaatgtaatacagacaTGCCAGGGAATACACAAGGCTAAAAGAATCTTAACTTTATTTATGAACATGagatttgtgtttatacacatgctagtaaacaaagagaaaaatagccatgcaaTTGTCCATGTTCCAGAATGGCTTCTGCAACGCCCctgttcccccccaccccctgcctccaaaaggtactccccttctaCCTTCCCAAAGTGGAAACTACTCTTTAcaggaaaatatcaaaatattctCAGCCTTTTAAGATGAAAACGTTTCAACACTCGGCCTTTGGCTActccttctttgctttttttacagGAGGTTCCATTTGAGCAGATTTTTCAAGACTGGTGTCCATCTTCTGGGAAGCTTTAGATGCTTTTGTTATATTGTTGTTCTTTGGAGGAAAAGCCACTTCTactttctgctttgccttttcaatttttgcttttggcttatccttctctcttttctccttttcagaccCCGGTTTGAAAGCGCTATAATCTGCTGGTCTAGG
Protein-coding sequences here:
- the LOC142595804 gene encoding olfactory receptor 14A16-like — its product is MSNSSSITEFLLLAFADRRQLQLLHFWLFLGIYLAALLANGLIITAIACDHHLHTPMYFFLLNLSLLDLGSISTTVPKAMANSLWDSRAISYLGCAAQLFLFLFFRSAEYCLLTVMAYDRYVAICKPLHYGTLLGSRACVHMAAAAWGGGFLNALLHTANTFSIPLCQGNDVEQFFCEIPQILNLSCPHAYLREVGLLALSVLVAFSCFVFIVVSYVQIFRAVLRIPSEQGCHKAFSTCLPHLAVICLFVSTGMFAYLKPPSISSPPLDLVLTLLYSVVPPAVNPLIYSMRNQELKDTVWKLIDGCFSEATIFISRAVIL